The following are encoded together in the Lathyrus oleraceus cultivar Zhongwan6 chromosome 3, CAAS_Psat_ZW6_1.0, whole genome shotgun sequence genome:
- the LOC127127216 gene encoding probable calcium-binding protein CML18 — translation MLGLFRSCFNFLNKKAKFLFNQPRSIDSIREPNVRFSSFIDMGISNQFKQVFKLIDTNGDGKISASELSELLSCLGYKDSIAAKEAEGMVNMLDSNRDGFVDLEEFMVVMDNKEGKFGCATDKEQDEYLMDAFLVFDTDKNGLISARELKRVLINLGFDHCSIRECKVMIKGFDKNGDGFVDYEEFRTMMKSGLANY, via the coding sequence ATGCTAGGACTTTTCAGGTCTTGCTTCAACTTTCTTAACAAAAAGGCTAAATTCCTCTTCAATCAACCAAGAAGCATAGACAGTATAAGAGAACCTAACGTAAGATTCTCTTCTTTTATTGATATGGGGATATCTAACCAGTTCAAACAAGTTTTCAAGCTGATTGACACTAATGGTGATGGAAAAATATCAGCTAGTGAACTCAGTGAGTTACTTTCATGCTTAGGATACAAAGATAGCATAGCTGCTAAAGAAGCTGAAGGTATGGTAAACATGTTGGACTCAAATAGAGATGGGTTTGTAGACTTGGAAGAGTTCATGGTTGTTATGGATAACAAAGAAGGTAAGTTTGGTTGTGCTACTGACAAGGAACAAGATGAGTATCTTATGGATGCTTTTCTTGTTTTTGACACTGATAAGAATGGTTTAATCTCAGCTAGGGAACTTAAGAGAGTCCTAATAAATCTAGGATTTGATCATTGTAGTATTAGAGAGTGCAAGGTTATGATCAAAGGGTTTGATAAGAATGGTGATGGGTTTGTGGATTATGAAGAGTTTCGGACCATGATGAAATCAGGATTAGCCAACTATTAA